The Besnoitia besnoiti strain Bb-Ger1 chromosome IV, whole genome shotgun sequence genome contains a region encoding:
- a CDS encoding aspartate-semialdehyde dehydrogenase (encoded by transcript BESB_055990), whose translation MSSAGRVNQQDGSATLAGAGAAVGEDGRVKVGIIGATGAVGQRFVSLLHGHPYFRVAALGASDRSAGKPYGSVVTWRLDDDAPLTEDIRGMTVLNCTPAPFKERGCVIIFSALDAAAADTLEDVFAAEGFIVFSNAKSHRMDSDVPILLPYVNAPLLEVVRGQKHYAKTGGAIVTNANCASTGLSVALKPLLDKWGIKRLAIATLQAISGAGYPGLSAMDMIDNVIPFISGEEEKLEREPQKILGTLSEGSREILSSPFESVAMCHRVPVIDGHTVTVIVDFPANAFPESSDASDISAQITDAFRAFQPPADVAGLPSCPAEVICVCEHPSRPQPRVDRPRGGGMTVSVGPVKAKYVAHASAWTAKFTTLVHNTLLGAAGCSILNAELALQRGLVLDGKGQALRPPSSGATQSRGSVNGVGSPRGKRQKCDNGL comes from the exons ATGAGCTCCGCGGGGCGGGTGAATCAGCAGGACGGCTCGGCCACCCTCGCGGgtgctggcgccgctgtcggcgAAGATGGACGAGTGAAGGTTGGCATCATTGGTG CTACGGGGGCAGTCGGCCAACGCTTTGTTTCGCTGCTGCATGGGCACCCGTATTTCCGTGTCGCGGCGCTTGGGGCGAGCGACCGCTCCGCTGGAAAACC GTACGGCAGCGTGGTGACTTGGCGCTTGGACGATGACGCCCCGCTAACGGAAGACATTCGCGGCATGACAGTTCTCAACTGCACGCCCGCCCCCTTCAAGGAAAGAGGCTG CGTGATCATTTTTTCCGCCCTGgatgctgcggcggcagacacgcTGGAAGATGTGTTTGCGGCAGAAGGCTTCATCGTGTTCAGCAACGCAAAGTCCCACAGGATGGACTCCGATGTGCCCATCCTGCTTCCTTACGTGAACGCCCCTCTTTTGGAGGTTGTGCGCGGCCAGAAGCACTATGCGAAAACCGGCGGTGCGATCGTCACCAATGCCAACTGCGCCAGCACCGGGCTCTCTGTTGCCTTGAAGCCGCTACTTGACAAATGGGGCATCAAGCGTCTCGCGATCGCGACCCTTCAGGCAATTTCAG GAGCTGGCTACCCGGGCTTGAGCGCAATGGACATGATCGATAACGTCATTCCGTTCATCtccggagaagaagagaagcttgagcgcgagccgcagaagaTCCTCGGCACCCTTTCAGAGGGTTCTCGAGAGATTCTCTCCTCCCCCTTTGAGAGCGTGGCGATGTGCCACCGAGTGCCTGTGATCGACGGGCACACCGTGACG GTTATAGTCGATTTCCCCGCCAACGCGTTCCCCGAATCATCCGATGCGTCGGATATCTCCGCACAAATCACGGATGCCTTTCGCGCTTTTCAACCGCCTGCGGACGTCGCCGGATTGCCCTCCTGTCCCGCTGAG GTCATTTGTGTCTGCGAGCATCCTAGCcgaccgcagccgcgcgtcgacAGACCTCGCGGGGGAGGAATGACCGTCTCCGTCGGTCCGGTCAAGGCTAAATATGTCGCACATGCGTCTGCGTGGACAGCGAAATTCACGACGCTCGTCCACAACACTCTGCTAG GTGCGGCGGGCTGCTCGATCCTGAACGCGGAACTGGCCCTGCAGCGAGGTCTCGTGCTGGACGGAAAGGGCCAAGCTCTTCGCCCACCTTCCTCGGGTGCAACGCAGTCTCGGGGCTCGGTGAATGGAGTCGGCTCTCCGCGAGGCAAGCGGCAAAAGTGTGACAACGGTCTCTAG